In Candidatus Hydrogenedens sp., the genomic window TTACATTTTAAATTCTTTTCTGGTCTTTCATTGTATTCCGTTCCCAAAATACTCCACCAACATAACCTTGGATTGTTTTGTCTTCCTCTGCTAATTCTAAACGTTTTTCTGCTAAACAGCAATAAGTCTCATCTATTTCGACACCGCAGTAGTGTCGACCTAATTTCTTTGCTACAACACAAGTAGTCCCTACACCCGAAAACGGGTCAAAAACAAAATCCCCTTCTTTAGAACTGGCAAGGATAATTTTAGCCACAAGTTTTTCTGGTTTCTGTGTCGGATGGTCAGTATTCTCAGGCATAGACCAAAATGGAACAGTTATATCTGTCCATAGATTCGATGGATATGTTAGCCGATAATTGCCATCTTGTTCACTTTTCCAATCTTTAGGTTTACCTGCCTCGTCCCTGTAAGGTGCAACTACTTTCCGTTTCAGCATAACTGCTTTACTATTGAAATAGAACTTATTGGACACAGTACCGAACCAGATATCCTCTGAGCAGTTTTTCCAGTTACTTAGAGCACCTCGACCTTTTTCCCGTTCCCATGTAATTCGGTTTTGAACCTTAAAGTATTTAGACATCACACGATAAATTGCTGAGGAAGATTTCCAATCACCGCAAATATAAATGGAAGCAGTTGGTTTTAGTATTCTTCTTAATGGATTTAACCATGATTCTATCCAGTCCTCATACGCTTCTTCAGACATTTCACGGAATTGATTGGCATTAAACTGCTTACGTAAATTATATGGTGGATCTATAAACAACAAATCTACAAATAATGTTGGTAAAAAATCGATAATTTTAAATAGGTCTTGATGAATTATTTTGTTTGTTATCTTACCTACCGAGACAGGATGGCTAATATATAAAAACCGTTTTTTATAATTTTGTATCTCCCGTTTTGTTAGCGTTATTGTTCTATTTCGTTCTGCTCTACGATTACTTTTTACAGACATATTTCCATCTCGTTACTTTATTCTTTTAGTTTAGACATAGTATTGAAAATGTAATTGCATTATAAAATAAAGAATCTCTTTCCTATCTTGATTTCAACACCTTACAAATAAATTAGCTACTTTTTTAATCAATATACTTTAAGTGTTATTAATAACAGAATAAAAAGACTGACTGTAAAAATAATCTAAATACTGCTTTATTATAACTTATCGTATTTAATAAGAGGAATTGATTGTTATAGAGAGAATAATAATCGTTTAAACCTTATAAAGAGTATCAAAAACAATAAATACGATATTCATTTTTAACCTTTATATGGTATAAT contains:
- a CDS encoding site-specific DNA-methyltransferase, which produces MSVKSNRRAERNRTITLTKREIQNYKKRFLYISHPVSVGKITNKIIHQDLFKIIDFLPTLFVDLLFIDPPYNLRKQFNANQFREMSEEAYEDWIESWLNPLRRILKPTASIYICGDWKSSSAIYRVMSKYFKVQNRITWEREKGRGALSNWKNCSEDIWFGTVSNKFYFNSKAVMLKRKVVAPYRDEAGKPKDWKSEQDGNYRLTYPSNLWTDITVPFWSMPENTDHPTQKPEKLVAKIILASSKEGDFVFDPFSGVGTTCVVAKKLGRHYCGVEIDETYCCLAEKRLELAEEDKTIQGYVGGVFWERNTMKDQKRI